The following are encoded together in the Tolypothrix sp. NIES-4075 genome:
- a CDS encoding DUF2281 domain-containing protein — translation MSAEQELLTKWRSLPQDKQEEVLDFVEFLRLKTSANKTPLGERLRQIRTLIVASGEPLLSRDEIEKEIASRRGGLQET, via the coding sequence ATGAGTGCAGAACAAGAATTATTAACCAAGTGGCGTTCCCTTCCACAAGACAAACAGGAAGAAGTTTTAGATTTTGTTGAATTTCTTCGCTTGAAAACCTCTGCAAATAAAACTCCCTTGGGAGAACGTTTACGCCAAATTCGCACTCTTATTGTTGCTTCTGGAGAACCTTTATTAAGTCGAGATGAAATAGAAAAAGAAATTGCTAGTCGTCGTGGGGGATTACAGGAAACATAA
- a CDS encoding Uma2 family endonuclease, whose amino-acid sequence MTQALPKIVTFDEFITWYPENSGVRYELHNGEIVEMSQPTGKHERIKGFSAAELTLEFRRLNLPYFIPNQAIVKPPERESGYFPDVLILNDDALVDEPLWEKSSTVTKGASIPLVIEVVSTNWRDDYYLKLADYEEMGISEYWIVDYAALGARKFIGNPKQPTISIYQLIDGEYQVTQFWGSDKIISPSFPELNLTAEQVFNAGQ is encoded by the coding sequence ATGACCCAAGCCTTACCAAAAATAGTTACCTTTGACGAATTTATCACCTGGTATCCTGAAAACTCTGGGGTACGCTATGAATTACACAATGGGGAAATTGTCGAAATGTCACAGCCTACGGGGAAACATGAAAGGATAAAAGGATTTTCGGCGGCTGAATTGACTTTAGAGTTTAGACGATTAAATCTCCCCTACTTTATCCCTAATCAAGCAATAGTAAAACCACCGGAAAGAGAATCAGGTTATTTTCCAGATGTATTAATACTGAATGACGATGCTTTGGTTGATGAACCTCTTTGGGAAAAATCTTCTACTGTGACTAAGGGTGCATCAATTCCTTTAGTGATTGAGGTTGTCAGTACCAATTGGCGCGATGATTATTATCTGAAACTTGCCGATTATGAGGAGATGGGTATTTCTGAATATTGGATTGTTGATTATGCAGCATTGGGAGCTAGGAAGTTTATTGGTAATCCCAAACAACCTACCATTTCAATCTATCAATTAATTGACGGGGAATACCAAGTCACTCAGTTTTGGGGTAGCGATAAAATTATATCTCCTTCTTTCCCTGAGTTAAATTTAACTGCGGAACAAGTTTTTAATGCTGGTCAATAA
- a CDS encoding DUF4351 domain-containing protein: MTRFIHDKFAKDYLEELLKDYGEVKPSEKVSGEIKEIDVLFTPSKQQSSNLQVLGLLGRFAEYPAILEPFRNPASTDEICDCILKLLEVKGGLRREAKANKTKLQEEKIPKLWIFTPTISERLLFSFNVNQKEGWLSGVYFLGDALRTAIVAIHQLPETPETLWLRLLGRGSKQEQAIVELQALPLNHPYQKATLELVYNLRENLRINQELDTDDRELIMRLEPLYQRDKEQAIQSGEQRLIIRQLNRRIGEIDASLIERVQGLSIEQLENLGEALLDFSSVADLSAWLNQQQG; the protein is encoded by the coding sequence ATGACGCGCTTTATACATGACAAGTTCGCCAAGGACTATCTTGAAGAGTTACTAAAAGATTACGGAGAAGTCAAGCCGTCGGAAAAAGTTTCAGGAGAGATTAAAGAAATAGATGTTTTATTCACTCCTTCTAAACAGCAAAGCTCTAATTTACAAGTGCTGGGATTACTCGGAAGATTTGCCGAATATCCTGCAATATTAGAACCATTCCGCAATCCTGCCTCTACCGACGAAATATGCGATTGTATTCTAAAATTATTAGAAGTAAAGGGTGGATTGCGACGAGAAGCCAAAGCAAATAAAACCAAACTCCAAGAAGAGAAAATACCCAAATTGTGGATTTTTACTCCAACCATATCTGAACGCTTATTATTTAGCTTTAACGTTAACCAAAAAGAGGGGTGGTTGTCAGGAGTATACTTTTTAGGTGATGCCTTACGGACAGCAATTGTAGCCATACATCAATTACCGGAAACACCGGAGACGTTGTGGTTGAGATTATTGGGTAGAGGAAGTAAACAAGAACAAGCTATTGTCGAGTTGCAAGCGTTACCATTAAATCATCCATACCAAAAGGCAACACTCGAATTAGTTTACAACTTGCGTGAAAATTTGAGAATTAATCAAGAATTAGATACTGATGATAGGGAGTTAATTATGCGATTAGAACCACTTTATCAAAGAGACAAAGAACAAGCTATACAGTCAGGAGAGCAACGTTTAATTATACGTCAGCTAAATCGCCGTATTGGTGAAATTGATGCATCATTAATCGAGCGAGTTCAAGGATTATCGATTGAACAATTAGAGAATTTAGGAGAGGCATTATTAGACTTTTCTAGTGTTGCTGATTTATCAGCTTGGTTAAACCAACAACAAGGATAA